CTTTACTCATCAACAATAAAATACGAGAAAATTAGGATGGAAGTGtctgctccttctctctgcttttaTCTTGTTTAACGACAAAGAATCAGCCACATTGGGAAAGTAAAAGAAAAgcttacagcacctggtattcccaggcggtctcccatccaagtactgacCAGGCCCGAccctgcttagcttccgagatcagacgagatcgggcgtgttCAGGGTGGTATGGCCGTAAGCGACAATATATGTcatgaaatgttattttataCATAACAAGACACACTGGGTCCACCTGTTATACttgaatttttttgtttctagTCATCTAAACAAGCAAGGCCATGAATGATAACGGTGTTGTGGTCAGAGAGGTCTCGAAAAAGGACAGGTATAAAAATTGTACTTTTTGCCGTATTTTCGCGCTTCTTCCACACAAAGCTTATGAGATGGGTCTGGTATTCACTATTGTTCCctctcattttatttaaaagtgACAGATGTTTGTGCAAGTCACATCCATACTTTTatggatatttattttttaaaaaatgtttaaaaataatgaagcggtttttttatttttatgtttttttgtgtgttttgtttttttgatgcaTTCTGCTTCAAATACTGGAGCACATCCTCCCTTTTTCCTGCACTAATTACATTCCGTCACGGATTTGAGTCCGGACCAATCATGCAGTTCCGTGGGCGGGGTTTACCGTTCCGCTCCTTTCAACTATAAATACCACCTCCTGCTAGTCCTCGGATTATACACCGAAACAGCACGCAAGGAGGAGCGACTGCCTTTCCGGAAATTATACACAAACGGTAAACCGGACAGATAACTTTccattgtgtgtatttatacatATGAAGTTGTTGTTTATTAACTGCGTAGATCATTTTTAACAGTTGCAGTGTCTTTGATTGATCGTTGGAAATATGTTAGTAACCGATTGACCACAAACGGCTAACCAACTAACCAACGTTTCAGGTGGTCTGTATAAAATAAACTTATCAAATAGCTCGGTAAAGTGTATGAGTGGTGTTTAATTCTCTCATGCGACCAATTATTAAGTAAGTTTTGTGGCAGGGTGTCTTGTATTATGTTTGTATTAGCCTCGGCGGTAGCTAGCTGGCGCCATTTTGCAACCGTCCATGCTAGCTTTAAATTTGCTCGCTAGAGGAGCTCAGAAACGTGTGTGTCTCTCTTAGCTTAATGGTGGCAGAGCTCTCAGTAGGTTCGTACACGGATGATATTTAGTTTAGTCGAAACATTTTAGACGAAATGCTTTTATTTGCTCATTGAAAAGTGTCTTGGTGATTGGAATGCCGGCTTCTGCTCCAGATGACATACAGTTTTGTTTATATCTACAATGGGTGAAGATTGTGTGGCAgctggggtttttttttcacaaagagGATGTGACTCATCGGTGTCATTGGTCGAGCTGCATAGCGACTGTGTACTTTCCAGTGGCGGTGTATAAAGGAGGGCGCACGGTCGTGATTGTAAAGGGATAATAATGCTTATTTtaaattgtgtgttttgtttttttttttagagagaaGTAAGAAATGGCTCGTACCAAGCAGACTGCTCGTAAATCCACCGGAGGAAAGGCGCCCAGAAAGCAGCTGGCTACCAAGGCGGCCAGGAAAAGTGCGCCATCCACCGGCGGAGTGAAGAAGCCCCACAGATACAGGTACAAGAGTGATCGGAGTTATCTATTGATGCAAGCATAGGTTATGGAGTTTTGCTGGATTCCACTAGTTGTGTACACTTGTTCCTTCTCTGTAATGCTGTTATCTTTTTATAACATTTTTTAATGTCTCTTTGTAGGCCTGGTACTGTTGCTTTGCGTGAGATCCGTCGGTACCAGAAGTCCACCGAGCTGCTCATCAGGAAGCTGCCTTTCCAGCGCCTTGTCAGGGAAATCGCCCAGGATTTCAAGACAGACCTGCGTTTCCAGAGTGCAGCAATCGGTGCTCTTCAGGTTAGTTGATTCTTTTCTCTTGTATTGTAAGTGTCTTGCCCCTCTCCTCCTGGTGGCTCATGTTGTGTATCTCCTTTCTTTGTAGGAAGCCAGTGAGGCATACTTGGTTGGACTGTTTGAGGACACCAACTTGTGCGCTATTCACGCCAAGAGGGTCACCATCATGCCCAAGGACATTCAGCTGGCCAGACGAATTAGAGGGGAGCGTGCATAAGTTGCTAGATTTGTCTTTTTAgcgtgggggggtgggggtgggtgtcTGACTGgggttttgttttgtaaatctTGAACTATTACCAGCATGTGTGCTACCTGAATTGTCATTTGTAGTTTCAGGCATGTTTTTGTACTTTGCCATTTCACGCCACTTCTTAAACTGTCTTCACTGTAGATTAAAGCTTCGTGTCTGCTCACAAAACTGAATAATCCATTTCCTTTCTCAGGTTTGCAAATATGTTAGAACCTGTACCTTTTTaatcctgtgtgtgcatgtcataGGATTTATTGTGCTGTAAATAAACTTCCCGCTACCTCAATCTGACTTGTGTTTAATGTGGTCACTGACATTTTGTAATATTGTGTAACTACACCCCTCAAAACTTGCAGGTTCAAAAGTCCTTTTCTGTAAATAATACATAtattacagcaaaaaaaaacatttcaaatgcaGCTTTAATCCACATGTATTATAACAGGAGGTATATATACAGACTGATGATTTTCTGAATAATCTTATGATTTGTTGTAGTAATGGATAACTTCATTACCACTTTCCATCTTGCAAATACAATAAGTGAAGcccaaaatccacaaacaaatTATATATACATCACAATAGCCATAACCTTTAAACATATCTCCAACACCACATTTAAGTAGGTTTTTTTTGgacttcctcctgctcttcttctgaAAGTAAGTTAGGTAAATGCTCATACAGCTGCTTCTCCAGCTGTGAATCAATGTCTGTGTCATTTCTTAATGCACACCACAGTAAAAAGCCAGCTCCAAAAAGGCTGATGGGGAAGACTTTCCACCAGGGCCGAGCGTGCTCACTCCCCATGGACCGGTCCACTTTCCATACCCTGTGACTGGCTTTACTGGTGGAGAACTTGATGGGTTCGTTGTTTActgtctcttcttcctcacccTTAGACTTGGCTGACATCTGAGCGCTCAGGTCAAGGGAATGTACACTGTTGAGTCTGAAGAACAGAACAGGCATCAGCAGAGATATTTTATAGTTAAAACACTACTTTTGTTATAATAAGATACAGTGAATCCATACAGGCAGGTGAGGATACCATCTACAGATCAAATGTGAGGCTGCTTGACAGTCAGTGGCAATACACAACTTACCCATTAAGTCATAAAGTCATGATACCCCCTAAAACCCAAAGAGTCAGCATTTGGTAAAATTAGCCAGGAATAGAAATGTTAGCATCACCACAAATAGCCATGGAAGACCTTAGCCCAGTTACTAACCCTGTTTTTAGAAACTAATATTTGTTTAGTGTTGCCCTGTCATTGAGCCACATCCATCATTACAGAGTCAACATGCTTTCACCTAAGATACACGCTTACCTTGCGAACACTGTGCTGTTATGAATAAATATTCTTCGACTGAAAGCTAGTCGGGTCAGACCGGTGAAAACTCGTCCCGTTGTTGTAGACATGTCGAACTACTGGTCATATTACTTCACACAATAAAAAGCTAATGAAGCCGAAGGTTTCTTACCAAACGATAGGTCATGTAACGCATTGTGCACCTATCAATTCCTTCCGGTGCCACTAAGGGACACAGGTTTGGAACGTTCCACTTGTAAATGTATGACGTTCTCGTCATATTGTATgtaattatttcattatttaaataatatcaTAAATTATTTACTGTAATATTATATCACATTTGGACTTGTAATGTGTTTATTACACTTTTACGGGTTGACGGCaccacatttttaatttactattttttttgcttatttattttatcatctttttttaGCTTAAAGATATTTAGTTCACGTTTGGATCATTGTCATTTTTCAGAATTCAGTAGTGTAATTTTTTCTGCGATAATCTTTAAAGCCTTTATACCCGTCGACCAATCCGAAAACGCGTACGGATACTTGTCCAATCACGCTTCACGTTGGTGGCACAACTTCCGGGTAGAGGTCCCATGCTTGAGTTTGTGTAAGATCCTGCACGTTTTCCTCGGTGTTGAAGTAGGTTTGCAATTTTTGTTTAAACACAATGAATTAAATGTGATGTTTAGTCCTTCGACTATACACTGAACCATTGGCAGCTGTAGTATAACAGACcgtttttaatgtatttatacaTGCATTTCAGCTTAGCTATACAAACACAATTAGGCTACCGGTAccaacatttgtgtttttcagggtTGATCTTATGTAAAATAGAACTTAAGCGAGAAGAATCCGTCTCCGCACAGACACCAGAACGTATCTCTGTATTATTGTTATGTaacacatgtttgtttttgttcctagAATTTTAGATCTCATGGCTAAGGACAAATCTCTGAAATCACAACCAAAACTTcctaaaagaaagaaattgGATCCAGATGACAGCAAAGTTCCTGCTGAGGAAATTATgcacactaaaataaaaaagaggaaaaagatggAAGTGGAGGTGAGACGCATGGTAAAACTCTTCCTTATATCTGTTGTTAATGATTCTACCTTTTATCATTCAATAATTCAACTTTGTCATATCATCAACCAGCAGGCTCCAGTGGAGGTTCCCGTTgcaataaacacagcagaggataaaaaacagaaaaaggacaaaaagcacaaaaagaAGCAGGAAACAGAGCAAGCTGAGGTGAGCATATTACCTTTCATTCATCTACAGGACAATAATCAGTCTGGTTTTACATTAGAAATGTGAACTTTCATTTGAAAAACAACTTGTCCCAGTCAAGTGTTAGCTTCTGTTTGCTGTTTATGAACATTCTCCAACAGTTTGTGAGAGAATGTGTGGCAATTGCGAGGACTGGCTTGATCTGTTGCATGTTGCATGGCGGCATGTCCTTGCTGATGGTACATAGATGGATTTGTTTGAGGTAGATCTGTGCAGCTTGGACCATCTGATCTTCTTGTGAAGAAAAATCCTCAGTTTCTCTCGAAAGGTCTCCCCTAGAAAGCCGTAGATGAGTGGGTTCAGGCAGCTGTTGGAGAAAGCCGCCAGCCGTACAGTGTGACCTGTTAACGGGTATTCCTGCCACAGTGTGccactgtctctgtcccctttCAGGAGGTGGACACTTATAAAAACATTCTCTGGGAGCCAGCATAGGAAGAAAACTAAAACAGCCGCAGAGATCATACGCAGTGCTTTCTGCCTGCGAGGCCTCCGCTGTAGGCTGTCTTGCACCTCCTGGCTGTGTCGAAGCACTTGTGCTATTCTCCAGTAACACACGCCCAGGATGCAAAAAGGCAGCAGGAAACCCAGCATCACCTCCAGCCACAGAATCTGGGTCACATTGGCAAAGCAGAAGTGGAGTTCTCCAGCGTGCTGCACCTGAGCTACAGCGAAAGGCAGCAGAGTAAGCAATGAGGAGGACACCCAgatgaggcagcagcagaggcgtGCATGTCGTACGCTGCGCCCGATGGAGCTGGTCAGTGCGACAAACCGGTCAAAGCTCATCCAAGTCAGGAAGAAGACACTGCTGTACATGTTGACCTGCTGGAAAAGGTTCATGAAGGTGCAGAGGCTGGCCTTGTCATAGTAGCCTTTCTTCAGATTGAACACCTCAATCAGAGAGTCTGCCACCAGAGCGAGGTCGGCCACGGCCAGGTTTACAAAGTAGAAGTCTGGGGCTGTCAAGTGGCCTTTGTGGTCTAGATTGACCACTAAGATAACAATATTCCCAATTAAGCCAACAGGAAATAATAACACAGTGTAGaggctggagaggaagaggctgaTGATGTACTGCTGATGACTCTCTTCAGCCTGCTGAATATCAGAGATGACAGCCTGCATGTCATTTGGGTGTACAGTGAAGTTATTCTCAGAGGTgccattgttgtcctcaaacaGGGACATGTCCATATTACAAATCAGCATGTTGCCATAGTTCTTAGTTTCCCAAGAGTCCTTGCTGCCATCAGTTGGCCTTTTCTGAGCATTAGCTTCTTGTAGAGATGGAAGAGATGATGTCACTGTTTTTATTCTTGAGAGAGCAAGTGAAAATTCaacagcttgtttacagtgcagCAGAAAGAATACCTGTTGGTGGAAAAAGTTACACAGtataatatgtatttatatatatatgggtgACTGTCATATATTGTATTAGTCAAATATGACACATAATACACAAATATGTGTCTTAGGTCAGCCATTCCTGACTATGTAGGACAGCTGGATAGTTTTGTGTAgaaacattaatattattaCAAGTAATGAAGACACAATATAAAATACACTGTGCTTACCTGTGTTTCCTTGGACTGTGTGCACTCTTTTTAATCTTTCTCCTCCTTTGGTGGTGACTCTGAAATCAGAGCTGTTGTGCCACTCCCAGTTACatcaagacacacaaacacattatgcAGGTATAAACATAAAGAGCATCCAGGTAGCAAAGGTTTCTATTAAGTCTTGATTACCAATTCAGAATCTGGTCATATCAAACCTcctacatatatatgtgttgtatattttatgtattgtatattttattgcTTGTTTAATTACTTCAGGTTAGCATGTCATGCCTACTTGTGAGCACTTGCATTGACGCACTGTGGCTGTCTAATgttaaaatatgtaaatatgggAGTTGGCGTAGAAACAGACTAACAGCATATTTACACAAAACAAGATGAAGGACAGAAAAACTCAGAGAAAGTTTAGAGAATTTCATTTATACAAGATGAAAGTGAGAGAAGACAGTGTGAACAGTCAAACCTATTAACCCATCCACTTAGGATTTGAACTGGGTGTCACTGCACACAACATATATATAAGCCCACAGATTATATTCATGCTGTAATGCATCACATTTCGCATGTAATGATTATTGGCTTTTGGGGACTAACATCACTGCCAGTGAGGACAAAATAATTAAATGACGtctaataatatataatttatagATACTATATAACATGACACCATCATCAAACATGCGTTCATTTGTTTCCTGGTTTCCATGGTTTAATGCCACTCTGTGTTGCCACTGATGCAGAGTGTGATGCATGCAGGTCATTTATTCCTAGAACTTGTGCTTTCAGTTTCTTAAAAACAGTCGGAAAGTTTGGGTCCTTTTGCAGCCTTTAAAAAAGTAATCGCATGAAGACTATTGCCACTGTTGGcctgatgttttttattttattttccaccaCAAAATATTTCcaatgtgacattcagggagtttAAGAGTTTTTTCCAAGAAGCTTTCTGTGTTAAATGGGCTTTTGTGCAAATCAggtttacacaaacaaaaaaaaaaacaaacaaaaaaaacttgcatACTACAGGGTTTTTATGGATTCATGTACATTTATGAGTTTGCACAGAAATTATTAAatttttctaaaataaaaatgtacaaaaaattAAGTTTAGAGAATTTTACAAGCAGTTTCAAAGAGTATGTtcagtaaaaacaaactaaCACATATCCAGCAGGGCTCTAACAACATTTAGATAGTCCATTACAGTCCATTAAAGAACATTTCTGCTGTGTGAGCTGTCAGAAGTCAATAAGTCTTCATCTCCTATGACTCTATGTCCTGCAGAGTGTCTGTGATCTCAATGTGTGGAGCAATGATGTTTCTGTTGGGCTGTGTTCGCCCTGGGTTTCGGCAGCAGTCCCTCAGCTGCCTGATCACTCCGTGGAGACTCTCTCTCGAGGGCCTGTGCATGAGTAGAACTAGCAGCAGGCTGATGCTGCTTCCTGAGAACAGTACTAACTCAGCCACGCTCAGAAAAGCTCGCTCATGATGGCTCAgccctgcttcctcctccttctcaagCTGAGCTGCTCTCAGGAGTGCCACGCTGTAGAAGAgcaggcagaaaaacataaCACTTGTAATTGTCAGGAAGACAGGACCCTCCTCAGAGCCGGACAGGAAGCGTCCTTTGGATTTCCACTGACGGACACAGCCACCTATCAAAAGTCCTGCTTGGAGCATGTAGGGAGTCAGAAAAGCCATGCACAGTCGAGCAGCTGCATATGAGATGCCAGCATTGGCCATCAAACATTTGCTCTCCTCCTGAAGACCTTTGCTGGGTCCACGAAGGCcagccagcagcagagaaatCAGAACAGACGTCAGGATCACAATCGTCGCACAGACCCCAGGCTTCCTCAGCAGCGCGTGGGATGGAGGGTCAAGGGTGAGGACGTATGCCATAAGCACTAAAacaaacaggctgcacagagaggctgcattgatgatgaaggagagagcagcacagcCCAGAGCTGTGGTCCTCAGGTAGTCCGGCCTATAGGCCACaatgtggagaga
This window of the Parambassis ranga chromosome 6, fParRan2.1, whole genome shotgun sequence genome carries:
- the h3f3d gene encoding H3 histone, family 3D — its product is MARTKQTARKSTGGKAPRKQLATKAARKSAPSTGGVKKPHRYRPGTVALREIRRYQKSTELLIRKLPFQRLVREIAQDFKTDLRFQSAAIGALQEASEAYLVGLFEDTNLCAIHAKRVTIMPKDIQLARRIRGERA
- the LOC114437262 gene encoding G-protein coupled estrogen receptor 1-like, with amino-acid sequence MLICNMDMSLFEDNNGTSENNFTVHPNDMQAVISDIQQAEESHQQYIISLFLSSLYTVLLFPVGLIGNIVILVVNLDHKGHLTAPDFYFVNLAVADLALVADSLIEVFNLKKGYYDKASLCTFMNLFQQVNMYSSVFFLTWMSFDRFVALTSSIGRSVRHARLCCCLIWVSSSLLTLLPFAVAQVQHAGELHFCFANVTQILWLEVMLGFLLPFCILGVCYWRIAQVLRHSQEVQDSLQRRPRRQKALRMISAAVLVFFLCWLPENVFISVHLLKGDRDSGTLWQEYPLTGHTVRLAAFSNSCLNPLIYGFLGETFREKLRIFLHKKIRWSKLHRSTSNKSIYVPSARTCRHATCNRSSQSSQLPHILSQTVGECS
- the LOC114437070 gene encoding uncharacterized protein LOC114437070, encoding MSNESTAPTLWSTTPQYSDNSSIVDASTPSETSPTSVLDKIAANDIISRANYVYSFFAGLGFLAGCFLLYSFIQTYRAHRRLAWLDCLLWVFCGFQVLLLLLSLHIVAYRPDYLRTTALGCAALSFIINAASLCSLFVLVLMAYVLTLDPPSHALLRKPGVCATIVILTSVLISLLLAGLRGPSKGLQEESKCLMANAGISYAAARLCMAFLTPYMLQAGLLIGGCVRQWKSKGRFLSGSEEGPVFLTITSVMFFCLLFYSVALLRAAQLEKEEEAGLSHHERAFLSVAELVLFSGSSISLLLVLLMHRPSRESLHGVIRQLRDCCRNPGRTQPNRNIIAPHIEITDTLQDIES